In Gadus morhua chromosome 2, gadMor3.0, whole genome shotgun sequence, a single window of DNA contains:
- the pglyrp6 gene encoding N-acetylmuramoyl-L-alanine amidase: MAVYWRWTLAVLMGLASSHMEATPTWHMSDFIAALEQLELSRPGAEPSSLLHLLTRPAVQENPFLRNILGPRAVAPPGANATAPPGANGTALPPYLARALAHRVRRDGREEGVVLTGDGTTVALGPVLLGLEAGLLSGAPRGRARALFQLTLAQPLALAARAPPAPLFPDGCWDSPDSPREFRLSGVSLVGPRALTTALVHGGMDGLVLGMTLASARPRGVASLSGLLRSYYGLPLISTGAPGLRASQRRDHFWQLVGDPPLLAKQVLRALDLQLRLEGRPKMKKTKRNQLVALVNAQMKEFVLRFMECPPIVPRCMWQAAPYRGTPTLLAPPLGFLYVHHTSTPAAPCLSFKHCAEDMRAMQRFHQDVRGWDDIGYSFVAGSDGSLYEGRGWKLQGAHTLGHNAVGYGVAFIGDYSSALPVDGALALVRDRLAGCAVATAALVANYTVHGHRQLVNTSCPGDALYREISGWEHFGNVTRV, encoded by the exons ATGGCGGTTTATTGGAGATGGACCCTGGCCGTCCTGATGGGGCTGGCCTCCTCACACATGGAAG ccACCCCCACCTGGCACATGAGCGACTTCATCGCGGCGTTGGAGCAGCTGGAGCTCAGCCGCCCGGGGGCGGagccctcctccctgctccacctTCTGACCCGCCCCGCTGTCCAAGAGAACCCCTTCCTCCGCAACATCCTGGGGCCCCGCGCCGTCGCTCCACCGGGGGCCAATGCCACCGCCCCGCCGGGGGCCAACGGCACCGCCTTGCCCCCCTACCTGGCCCGGGCGCTGGCCCACCGCGTGCGGCGGgacgggagggaggagggggtggtacTGACAGGGGACGGCACCACCGTGGCCCTGGGCCCCGTGCTGCTGGGCCTGGAGGCCGGCCTGCTGTCTGGGGCCCCCAGGGGTCGGGCCCGGGCCCTGTTCCAGCTGACTCTCGCCCAGCCGCTGGCCCTCGCCGCCagggccccccccgcccccctgttcCCTGACGGCTGCTGGGACAGCCCCGACTCCCCCAGGGAGTTCCGGCTGTCGGGGGTGTCCCTggtggggccccgggccctcaCCACCGCCCTGGTCCACGGGGGGATGGACGGGCTGGTCCTGGGGATGACCCTGGCCTCGGCCCGGCCCCGGGGCGTGGCCTCGCTGAGCGGCCTGCTGAGGAGCTACTACGGCCTCCCGTTGATCTCCACTGGAGCCCCAGGCCTCAGGGCCTCCCAGCGCAGGGACCACTTCTGGCAGCTG GTGGGGGAtccccccctgctggccaagCAGGTACTGCGGGCGCTGGACCTCCAGCTCCGACTGGAGGGTAGGCCCAAGATGAAGAAAACCAAGAGGAACCAGCTGGTGGCGCTGGTCAACGCGCAGATGAAGGAGTTTGTGCTCAGGTtcatgg AATGCCCCCCCATCGTGCCGCGCTGCATGTGGCAGGCGGCGCCGTACCGCGGGACCCCCACCCTGCTGGCCCCCCCGCTGGGCTTCCTGTACGtgcaccacacctccacccccgcgGCGCCCTGCCTCTCCTTTAAGCACTGCGCCGAGGACATGAGGGCCATGCAGCGCTTCCACCAGGACGTCCGGGGCTGGGACGACATCGGAtacag cttCGTGGCGGGCTCCGACGGCTCGCTGTACGAGGGGCGGGGCTGGAAGTTGcagggcgcacacacactgggccaCAACGCCGTGGGCTACGGCGTGGCCTTCATCGGGGACTACTCCTCCGCCCTGCCCGTCGACGGCGCCCTGGCGCTGGTGAGGGACCGGCTTGCAGGCTGCGCCGTGGCCACCGCCGCCCTGGTGGCCAACTACACGGTGCACGGCCACCGGCAGCTGGTCAACACCTCCTGCCCCGGAGACGCCCTGTACCGGGAGATCAGCGGCTGGGAGCACTTTGGG AACGTCACCAGAGTGTAA